Proteins encoded by one window of Candidatus Methylomirabilota bacterium:
- a CDS encoding cupin domain-containing protein, with translation MARLVTFADLPYRETAAGVKRAAITGGEMKEMAGEAIRLAPGAKLTESVPAGTDRYVFTLAGAVTVGARGTSRAMAEESFAAIQEGTELTVANASRVEATLISVLAPPPGRAAARAGFAGGLAVAARATTPAHDVPEEKKRRIYFVGEEAWRSERAHAMIVQYVRDTVTSLHMHPDAESMFVFLSGKTRFTMNGADVVTQRGQATCIPMGDRHGLRVAEGEGVSFLEFHIPHTYTTVRG, from the coding sequence ATGGCGAGGCTCGTGACTTTCGCGGACCTGCCGTACCGTGAGACCGCCGCCGGCGTGAAGCGCGCCGCGATCACCGGCGGCGAGATGAAGGAGATGGCCGGCGAGGCGATCCGGCTCGCGCCGGGGGCGAAGCTGACCGAGTCGGTGCCGGCCGGCACGGACCGCTACGTGTTCACGCTGGCCGGCGCGGTGACGGTGGGCGCGCGCGGCACGTCGCGGGCGATGGCCGAGGAGTCGTTCGCGGCGATCCAGGAGGGCACGGAGCTCACCGTGGCCAACGCGAGCCGCGTCGAGGCGACGCTGATCAGCGTGCTGGCGCCCCCGCCCGGGCGCGCCGCCGCCCGCGCGGGGTTCGCCGGCGGCCTCGCCGTGGCCGCGCGCGCGACGACGCCGGCGCACGACGTGCCCGAGGAGAAGAAGCGCCGCATCTATTTCGTCGGCGAGGAGGCGTGGCGCTCCGAGCGGGCCCACGCGATGATCGTGCAGTACGTGCGCGACACGGTGACGTCGCTCCACATGCACCCGGACGCCGAGAGCATGTTCGTCTTCCTGTCCGGCAAGACGCGCTTCACCATGAACGGCGCGGACGTGGTGACGCAGCGCGGTCAGGCGACGTGCATCCCGATGGGCGACCGCCACGGGCTGCGCGTCGCGGAGGGCGAGGGCGTGAGCTTCCTCGAGTTCCACATCCCGCACACGTACACGACCGTCCGGGGCTGA
- a CDS encoding catechol 1,2-dioxygenase: MALIKVTDLAYGRLRAPDLDVAEEFLTHFGMVKAERTKNALYMRGTDSAHHLHVTEKGEPGFVGFAYYAASADDLKRVARAPGASAVEEIDEPGGGKRVRLREPNGYQIEVVHGIKKLKPVPVKRQPLNLGQDALKRAGVLMRIHTGASRVKRIGHGVMAAPNVRDTARWFRETLGFICSDDVYAGSKDNIIGSFNRCDRGAQYVDHHVFFCIRNEKAGLNHLSFEVADIDDVFTGHEYLTRLGKYEHMWGIGRHLLGSQIYDYWADPWGRVHEHWSDTDRLNVKNGSNLLSAEEGLVSQWGERPPERFIQRVCP, encoded by the coding sequence ATGGCACTCATCAAGGTGACGGACCTCGCGTACGGGCGCCTGCGGGCGCCGGACCTGGACGTGGCGGAGGAGTTCCTGACCCACTTCGGGATGGTGAAGGCGGAGCGGACGAAGAACGCGCTCTACATGCGCGGGACGGATTCCGCCCACCACCTCCACGTGACGGAGAAGGGCGAGCCCGGCTTCGTGGGGTTCGCGTACTACGCGGCGAGCGCGGACGACCTGAAGCGCGTCGCGAGGGCGCCCGGGGCGTCGGCGGTGGAGGAGATCGACGAGCCCGGCGGCGGCAAGCGGGTGCGGCTGCGGGAGCCGAACGGCTACCAGATCGAGGTCGTCCACGGAATCAAGAAGCTCAAGCCGGTCCCGGTGAAGCGCCAGCCGCTGAACCTGGGCCAGGACGCGCTGAAGCGGGCCGGCGTGCTGATGCGGATCCACACGGGCGCGTCACGGGTGAAGCGGATCGGCCACGGGGTGATGGCGGCGCCCAACGTGCGCGACACGGCGCGGTGGTTCCGCGAGACGCTCGGGTTCATCTGCTCGGACGACGTGTACGCCGGCAGCAAGGACAACATCATCGGGTCGTTCAACCGGTGCGACCGCGGCGCCCAGTACGTCGACCATCACGTGTTCTTCTGCATCCGGAACGAGAAGGCCGGGCTCAACCACCTGTCGTTCGAGGTCGCGGACATCGACGACGTCTTCACGGGCCACGAATACCTGACGCGCCTCGGCAAGTACGAGCACATGTGGGGGATCGGCCGGCACCTCCTGGGAAGCCAGATCTACGACTACTGGGCGGACCCGTGGGGCCGCGTGCACGAGCACTGGTCGGACACCGACCGGCTGAACGTGAAGAACGGCTCGAACCTGCTCTCGGCGGAAGAGGGGCTCGTCTCGCAGTGGGGCGAGCGGCCGCCGGAAAGGTTCATCCAGCGGGTCTGCCCGTAG